In Camelina sativa cultivar DH55 chromosome 13, Cs, whole genome shotgun sequence, the genomic window CCATACTTCTTAATTTAAAAAGTCTATTTCCATGTGAATGTCACAtctttaaactcttttttttggtctttccATCATTTTTATTCCATTTCACAAAAGTAGTTAACATTATGAAGTTCATTAGTTCATCTTACAGCTCGTTTGTTCTTTATTTAGTAGgttaattatttgtttcaaaatgGTTTTGGNNNNNNNNNNNNNNNNNNNNNNNNNNNNNNNNNNNNNNNNNNNNNNNNNNNNNNNNNNNNNNNNNNNNNNNNNNNNNNNNNNNNNNNNNNNNNNNNNNNNNNNNNNNNNNNNNNNNNNNNNNNNNNNNNNNNNNNNNNNNNNNNNNNNNNNNNNNNNNNNNNNNNNNNNNNNNNNNNNNNNNNNNNNNNNNNNNNNNNNNNNNNNNNNNNNNNNNNNNNNNNNNNNNNNNNNNNNNNNNNNNNNNNNNNNNNNNNNNNNNNNNNNNNNNNNNNNNNNNNNNNNNNNNNNNNNNNNNNNNNNNNNNNNNNNNNNNNNNNNNNNNNNNNNNNNNNNNNNNNNNNNNNNNNNNNNNNNNNNNNNNNNNNNNNNNNNNNNNNNNNNNNNNNNNNNNNNNNNNNNNNNNNNNNNNNNNNNNNNNNNNNNNNNNNNNNNNNNNNNaaaaaaaaaaaaaaaaaaaaaaaacagaagtgtAAGCTTAAATTCATGAGTTTAAGTAAACAGAATTCAACCTTAATGAAgagttttaataatattaaaatcattcCCTTAATTATTTGCCTCGGTTATAGAGCCTTCCACTGTACACCCCCACACATTAAAAAATCATCAGACTGAAACTATATGCTATTCAAAATTTCTAACATGTTTATTATGGCTCAGTGTCGTACTCTTGCATATTAAGTTTTCATATTGAATATCaatagaaattttaattattcGTAACCAACATACatacatttgtttattttttttcaattattaaaactaaaataacacaaataataaaggaaatttggaattcattcaaaacacacaattttaatattagaaaatgatgacagcgatagataatatttgcagaatattatggaaatatatatttttctataacaatttaagaaaaaaaaagtcactaaTAATATGGTATTTTCATtcatggaagaaaaaaataaaacaaaacagagatatTTTTCCAgctgaaaagaacaaaacatctctCATTGTTTGTTCAGTGAACTTGCACCAAACTCATCAaacttcacttcttcttcttcttcttcttcactaaccACACACATATACTAAGTTTTGTTTtgcaagaaacacacaaacttACAATAATCAAAATACTTTTCATCATGTTCTCAAGATTACatcctctgtttcatcttcttcttattctactCATTAGAACACATaaatgtttctcttcttcttcttcttattcttcttctcaaacacTTGTTTTGCCTCTAAAGACCCGAATAACTCCAACGGATCATCGACCCACCGACAAACTCCATTTCCACCACAACGTCACTCTCACCGTTACTCTCACCGTCGGCACTCCTCCTCAAAACATATCCTTGGTCATTGACACTGGCAGCGAACTCTCCTGGCTTCGCTGCAACCGTTCCTCTAACCCAAACCCGGTTAACAATTTCGACCCGACCCGTTCTTCCTCTTATTCCCCAGTCCCCTGTTCCTCACCCACTTGCCGTACCCGGACCCGAGACTTCCTCATACCCGCTTCTTGCGACTCAGACAAACTCTGCCACGCAACTCTATCCTACGCCGACGCTTCCTCCTCCGAAGGCAACCTCGCCGCCGAGATTTTCCACTTCGGAAACTCCACCAACGACTCCAACCTCATTTTCGGGTGTATGGAATCCGTATCCGGATCCGACCCGGAAGAAGACTACAAGACAACCGGGTTATTGGGTATGAACCGtggatctctctctttcatctctcaGATGGGTTTCCCCAAGTTCTCATATTGCATCTCCGGCACCGACGATTTCCCCGGTTTCCTTCTCCTCGGCGACTCTAACTTCACGTGGTTAACGCCGTTAAATTACACGCCGTTAATCCGGATCTCGACGCCGCTGCCTTATTTCGACCGTGTCGCTTACACCGTCCAGCTCACGGGGATTAAAGTTAACGGTAATCTTTTACCCATCCCTAAATCGGTCCTCGTACCGGATCATACCGGTGCTGGTCAAACCATGGTTGATTCCGGTACTCAGTTTACATTCTTGCTCGGACCGGTTTACACCGCGCTTCGATCCGATTTCTTAAACCGAACAAACGGGATGTTAACGGTTTACGATGACCCGGATTTCGTTTTCCAAGGAACCATGGATTTGTGTTACCGGATTTCACCAATAAGAATCCGTACCGGGATTCTGCACCGGTTACCAACGGTTTCCTTAGTTTTTGAAGGAGCCGAGATAGCGGTTTCGGGTCAGCCGCTATTATACCGAGTTCCGCATCTGACGGTTGGAAACGATTCTGTTTACTGTTTCACATTTGGAAACTCCGATCTTATGGGAATGGAGGCATACGTGATTGGACATCATCATCAGCAGAACATGTGGATCGAATTTGATCTACAGAGATCAAGAATCGGTTTAGCTCCGGTACAATGTGATGTATCCGGTCAGAGACTCGGGATTGGATCGTAATCCATAGATATAACCACCCGTGtgtaattatagtttttttttgcctaCGTAGTAAATGGAGTAGAGTGAGACTTGTCGTTCACGTGCGGGGATGGGGTAATAAGTTCgagttgttacttgttagtagTTTAGCTGTCTGTTTGATTTTGACATGGTTCTTACTTCTTACTTACTCTCTTTgcgtaattaattttgtttttagggtttttttttatttcacaatCTTTAATAATGGTCAtcaattttgtgtgtttacatCTTAAACATCGCGAAATTGTTTTGACCTTTGTTGGACGATGGAGTTGAAAAGAGGCCCAACTAATTTCCCTCAAAAGGAGGCCCATAActaaaggtttttatttttggcagtCAGATGACAGTTTACCCAAGTTGCTGACGTGTTATATAAACACAAGGGTCCACAATAGTCTCACTCCCACGTGGGAAGATCACGCGGTTTACTGTCCTTTCCTTAAAAATATGTTCAGCTCACGCGCCGTTGCACGTGCGGGCCTCTCTCATGAGCCAATGGTTTCTCGCCAGCTCAGGGCGTGAGTTGCAGTCGCCGATGTTTGAGAACACCGATTTGCTTTTCTCCTTTCCTTCTCTCTTAAACCAAACCCATTTGAATAATTACATTATTCAGACTAGACACAAAACATAATCATCAAACTTCATCAGTCAtcaccaccaacaacaacaacaacaacaacaaagtatCTCTCGGTTTTGGAGGAATCTTGGTAGCATCTTCTGAAATCATGGATGATGCAGATGAGTGTTGTAGCCCATCTCTGGATCataggtttctttttttattatttctattcAATGACATCTCacgaacacacacacacaaaaaaaaaaaaaactatcgtCTTTTTTACTTTAACTTTTCCAAAATCAACTGTATGAATATCTAtgtaaagattgaaacttgatTTCAAATAACACATATCTTGAACTTCCTGAGTTTCACAGATGTACTACTACTCTGTTTTGTGTTCTGCTTTCGTATGTTTCGGGAAAGTTTTCATTTTAGTGAATTTGTAACTTCCTGAGCTCTTATATAGTATGGTGTCTGTAAGGTGTTTGATGGTTTTCCTCGCTGTGTTTTAAGGTGAATTGAGTTTGGTGTTTAGGATTTGTATTTCAACTTCAACCTGTTGTTTGATGACTTAAGAGATACTCAACACTTCAATCTTCAAGTACACCCAGAGCATAGCTTATCTTTGCTCTATCCAAAGTTTAGATTCTGGACTAGCATCATTTTGTGatcctttttcttcatcttagTGGTATTGATGATAAAtgttttttgacttttgttaaATGGTGTGAATACTACTTTATGGATATGACCCTTTATGGTATGAGTTGAGTATTACTCTTCTTTTTATCCTTTACATCTTTTGTCTCAAAGTCAAATTTATGACCTTTACTATACCTTATTTGCTTTCAGCGATATCAACGATCCGATGGTAGTTGCTGTGGAATCTCTAGACTCAAGCAAAAAGAGAAAGCTGCGTGCTGAAGAATCAGACTTGTTACCTCTGCCAAAACACTTTTGTCAGGAGCAACAAGCTTCTCTTATTGATTCTTCATGTCAATCATCAGACATAGAATATGCAGAATGCTCTTATGGCACGGAAGACACAAAAACCAGCGAGGAGGCCTCCTCTTCTGCATCTTTTACAAGCCCTTCTTTGTACATGTTTAAAGACTCTGTTTGTTCAACTGGAAGTTCTAGTTCTGGTTATGCTACATCAAGCATAGAACAGTCCTCCTGTTCCAAAGTTGATCACAAAACACAAGAAGATGCTGATGAAGACTTTACTCTCATGGAATTCATTTGTCCCGACTCCGATTTAGCGGTTGAAGACGATCTTCAAGAGGTTCTGAATCCAGTTGGGTCTTATATTCTTTCTTCTGCAAGGTGGAGTGTCGGCAACCAAGGTAATCAATGAAAAGCTGAAAAGAGTAATGTTTAGTGTCATGCATTGCAACAGTGTGTATGGGATTCATTTGTGATTTGTTTTCACCATTTGGATTGCAGATTCTGAAGAAGCTACAACGAAACCAACCATTGACCAAGAGTTTGAGCAGTACTTTTCAACACTTATGatgtaaatatttatgtaatcacTAATCACGgtaatatttatgtaaatatttcaccttgttttctttggttagaAACATATAAAATCCTTTTACATGTCCCCAATGTTGCAATGTAGTGTTAGACACAAATACTGAAACTAATTCACATTGATTATTTCCCTTAAACCACTTGTCCAATGCCTGATCCAAATactgaaaagaaagaaagaaagcataaaaaaacaaaaacaaaaccaaaatcctctACTTCGCATTGTTTATTTCCCTTAACCACTTactgaaaagaaagaaaaaaaataaccaaaatcctATAAATCATATCTCTCAGCTTGGTTTCGAGAATAGAGCTTCGAGATCCTTCAGTGCATGTTCCTCAGTAGCTTTTATCGCCGCGAGAATTGGATGATAGTAATCAGAGTGATCACTCACACACTTTTGCAGTGTCCCAAAGAGTCCCGCACACTTGGTAACCAAATCTTCCTCGTTCTTCCCCGCTTCCTCGATGAAATTGCAATTAACATTCCAAGCCGTAAATGATTCTTTGCAAGAACCTCCTTCCATGAATGTTGTAATGCTCCTCTCGACTTCCTCTTCGCTTAGTTCATCTAGGGAAACCGTTGAAGGCAGTATAGCTTTCATTAGGCCTTCGTACAAATCTTTCTCCacagttttttttatctgaCGCAAGGATCGGCTGATAGTAATCCGAGTGAGCCTCTATACACTTCTGGAGCATCGGGTAGCAAGGACCTgcaacttccttcttcttttcagCTTCATACACGCAATctaaaaaatctgtaaatacTTCTTTGCAACCACCACCTTTCATGAAATCATCATATCTACGCCAAGTGCTTGAGGAAACTCCTACGGACGGGGATTGGTTGTTGTTTTGAGATTTGTGCTCCGGTTTCAGATCCGTAGATGATATGATCCCCATATTTTCTCAGCAGTGAGAGAGATCGCGCGGATCTTTTTGAAAATCGAGGAACCGAGGAAAAGGATAGGTCCCAAATAACTTTGTGAATGATACAATTAAGAGATGAGAAGATATATAGGGATTACACGAGAGTACGTCAAGTAGACTTGGTATTTGagtattacaattttttattattattaatatatgttaAGTACGAAGACAGAGAATATCCGCATAATAAACCGACCCCAGTTTACCAAATCAACCCGAAAATATATGTACAAATATCTTACAAGAGAGGATTGTTAtataaataacattaaaaaaaaaatcatcttaaaTCACTGATATCTTAGCATTAAtttcaattaatatatgttattttgtatattaaaaataatatttttacaaataaacaaCACCAAAGggtgtttttgaaaaataacataaaaatatattttagaaactctataatagagataatTTTTCTCCaaacaatctctattttagaggtgagaagattaaaataaatttgccTATAAAAtagattgctatattttttctctatttatagaaaaaaaaaaatagagatggatTGGAGATACTCTTGTTAATGTGATGTCTTAGCATTAGCTTGAATTATTAATGTGATATCTTAGCATCTTAGCTTTAACTTGACTTATTAATGCTATTAGTTTATATGATGGTCACCATACATGCTTGTAAAATTATCCGAGGTCTGATTAGCTAGTTGGAATTGTAAAATTGTATGCACACATATAAATATggactttaaaatttaaattttttgtttcgaTTACTAAGAGTGTCTAGCCGAAACCCTTTAATGTGGGtcattaataatatttagtacacgtatatatttttttttgtgcaaaagtACACGTATATATAGTGCAAAAAATTTAAAcagaaaaattctaaaaatggGGGTTTCCGCCCTTTAATGTGGGTCATTAAtctatttcttaatttttgacTATTGATATTtactctttaatatttttttatagtatttcatattatacattttttgttcATGACTTCcagttaatttaatttacagattttctaaaataatatttggatacaagttttttttcctaacatGGTAATTGTTCAAATTAGTTTGCACGATAATTCTTGAAAGATAAGTAAGTACAAACATATGATATGATGTTTGTGATTAACAAACGCTTCTGAGTTTTTAAAGAACCATTTCGTGTGGTTTTGTTGCGTCGCGTGGCCGAGAGAAGGATGAGTCATCAGAATCAAGACACCATCAACTCACCTCCTCCGGCTGCTAATGACGGCTTGGCGAGGAGAAAAAGAGGTCGTACTCGCAAAGAAGAAACCTCAACTCCAAAACCGGAAACGAATTTGGTGGGAAAGGAGGTTTCTGGTGTGGTCGAAGGATCCTTTGACGCAGGCTATCTCCTGAACGTTAAGGTTAAAGACAGTGACATCAAACTCAGAGGTCTCGTGTTCATACCGGACAGAGTCAAACCGGTCACTCCAGAAAACGACGTGGCTCCTCTTGTTAGAATGTATGGAAGAGAAGAGATCAAAAATAACCAAACTGATCAACCTGATCTCCCTATTGGTCAACCAATGAAGGATGCTGCTGTTGTCACTACTGACTCGGAGATTAATGAATATGCTCAAGCTTTAACATTAATGCAACATATGAGCAATGGCGCGGTTCAAGCTAAGGAAGCTACGCCTGAGAAAGATGAAGTGATGGAAGAAGCCGCTACTAGGTTAGTGGAGTTCTTTTCAAATCCAGTNaaagaaatctaaaaaaagtTACAAGTTTTACATCCATGAGCGATTGATTAATGAAGTTTCTaaggttttaacaaaaaaatagggTTTATACTAACTATGAGAAGACGAACATGAGAGAGAGCTCCAACTTCCAAATCACTTAATTAAAGAAATCTTAAAAAGTAAAGAATATGAGAGAGTTCATGTTGCAACCAAAAACGGGAGTCCAAGAACGAAGAAACGAGAAGGGATCAAATTAAAGTTGAAGTCATCTTGTTACCGCTAAAAGATGAATCGAAGTTGACGAAAGCGTAAGACAAAGATTCTCCGGTGATCGAGTCGCGGCAAAGATGAACGGAGACGACGGGNNNNNNNNNNNNNNNNNNNNNNNNNNNNNNNNNNNNNNNNNNNNNNNNNNNNNNNNNNNNNNNNNNNNNNNNNNNNNNNNNNNNNNNNNNNNNNNNNNNNNNNNNNNNNNNNNNNNNNNNNNNNNNNNNNNNNNNNNNNNNNNNNNNNNNNNNNNNNNNNNNNNNNNNNNNNNNNNNNNNNNNNNNNNNNNNNNNNNNNNNNNNNNNNNNNNNNNNNNNNNNNNNNNNNNNNNNNNNNNNNNNNNNNNNNNNNNNNNNNNNNNNNNNNNNNNNNNNNNNNNNNNNNNNNNNNNNNNNNNNNNNNNNNNNNNNNNNNNNNNNNNNNNNNNNNNNNNNNNNNNNNNNNNNNNNNNNNNNNNNNNNNNNNNNNNNNNNNNNNNNNNNNNNNNNNNNNNNNNNNNNNNNNNNNNNNNNNNNNNNNNNNNNNNNNNNNNNNNNNNNNNNNNNNNNNNNNNNNNNNNNNNNNNNNNNNNNNNNNNNNNNNNNNNNNNNNNNNNNNNNNNNNNNNNNNNNNNNNNNNNNNNNNNNNNNNNNNNNNNNNNNNNNNNNNNNNNNNNNNNNNNNNNNNNNNNNNNNNNNNNNNNNNNNNNNNNNNNNNNNNNNNNNNNNNNNNNNNNNNNNNNNNNNNNNNNNNNNNNNNNNNNNNNNNNNNNNNNNNNNNNNNNNNNNNNNNNNNNNNNNNNNNNNNNNNNNNNNNNNNNNNNNNNNNNNNNNNNNNNNNNNNNNNNNNNNNNNNNNNNNNNNNNNNNNNNNNNNNNNNNNNNNNNNNNNNNNNNNNNNNNNNN contains:
- the LOC104734224 gene encoding aspartic proteinase PCS1-like — its product is MFSRLHPLFHLLLILLIRTHKCFSSSSSYSSSQTLVLPLKTRITPTDHRPTDKLHFHHNVTLTVTLTVGTPPQNISLVIDTGSELSWLRCNRSSNPNPVNNFDPTRSSSYSPVPCSSPTCRTRTRDFLIPASCDSDKLCHATLSYADASSSEGNLAAEIFHFGNSTNDSNLIFGCMESVSGSDPEEDYKTTGLLGMNRGSLSFISQMGFPKFSYCISGTDDFPGFLLLGDSNFTWLTPLNYTPLIRISTPLPYFDRVAYTVQLTGIKVNGNLLPIPKSVLVPDHTGAGQTMVDSGTQFTFLLGPVYTALRSDFLNRTNGMLTVYDDPDFVFQGTMDLCYRISPIRIRTGILHRLPTVSLVFEGAEIAVSGQPLLYRVPHLTVGNDSVYCFTFGNSDLMGMEAYVIGHHHQQNMWIEFDLQRSRIGLAPVQCDVSGQRLGIGS
- the LOC104734223 gene encoding protein FAR-RED-ELONGATED HYPOCOTYL 1-LIKE-like isoform X1, with product MDDADECCSPSLDHSDINDPMVVAVESLDSSKKRKLRAEESDLLPLPKHFCQEQQASLIDSSCQSSDIEYAECSYGTEDTKTSEEASSSASFTSPSLYMFKDSVCSTGSSSSGYATSSIEQSSCSKVDHKTQEDADEDFTLMEFICPDSDLAVEDDLQEVLNPVGSYILSSARWSVGNQDSEEATTKPTIDQEFEQYFSTLMM
- the LOC104734223 gene encoding protein FAR-RED-ELONGATED HYPOCOTYL 1-LIKE-like isoform X2 yields the protein MVVAVESLDSSKKRKLRAEESDLLPLPKHFCQEQQASLIDSSCQSSDIEYAECSYGTEDTKTSEEASSSASFTSPSLYMFKDSVCSTGSSSSGYATSSIEQSSCSKVDHKTQEDADEDFTLMEFICPDSDLAVEDDLQEVLNPVGSYILSSARWSVGNQDSEEATTKPTIDQEFEQYFSTLMM
- the LOC109128287 gene encoding uncharacterized protein LOC109128287, translating into MGIISSTDLKPEHKSQNNNQSPSVGVSSSTWRRYDDFMKGGGCKEVFTDFLDCVYEAEKKKEVAGPCYPMLQKCIEAHSDYYQPILASDKKNCGERFVRRPNESYTAFNGFPR
- the LOC104737792 gene encoding uncharacterized protein LOC104737792; the encoded protein is MSHQNQDTINSPPPAANDGLARRKRGRTRKEETSTPKPETNLVGKEVSGVVEGSFDAGYLLNVKVKDSDIKLRGLVFIPDRVKPVTPENDVAPLVRMYGREEIKNNQTDQPDLPIGQPMKDAAVVTTDSEINEYAQALTLMQHMSNGAVQAKEATPEKDEVMEEAATRLVEFFSNPVKEI